The following are from one region of the Mangifera indica cultivar Alphonso chromosome 14, CATAS_Mindica_2.1, whole genome shotgun sequence genome:
- the LOC123196233 gene encoding uncharacterized protein LOC123196233: MLESLMSPYPTFNLFNDNHRYFSDFSSVEINTINDIFERGSLPIIGNSLPVVSLLEHLEHHVIQGGWRHIILDKVRNLLGYVRSSTNGNKFQSSVTKALSMGKKIASQSFPTEHENVYLLGCVIGYKEAFCELEHIDTNFNSIKITKEDWDKTIALHRILKVAKGAFRSLFKGKKAALVHLQVVFDIYFNLLQWKNSDDHYVQGIASGSGAFCDHLWNTCKVMNVILDPRYKMDCIEQWFKESYDNLADTYLQQIIEVTRNVHIEYARGINYGDRAISSASPEWNSIAISRILKFILVESLTF, encoded by the exons ATGCTGGAATCCTTGATGAGTCCATATCCTACCTTCAATCTCTTCAACGACAACCACAG ATATTTCAGTGACTTCAGCAGTGTTGAAATTAATAcgatcaatgacatttttgaACGGGGTTCACTTCCTATCATTGGGAACTCTCTGCCAGTTGTTTCTTTACTGGAACATCTTGAACATCATGTAATACAGGGTGGATGGCGACacataattttagataaagtgAGGAATCTTTTGGGCTATGTCAGGTCTTCAACAAATGGTAATAAGTTCCAATCTTCTGTTACAAAGGCTCTATCCATGGGCAAAAAAATTGCTTCTCAAAGTTTTCCTACAGAGCATGAGAACGTGTATTTGCTTGGGTGTGTGATTGGATATAAAGAAGCATTTTGTGAACTGGAGCATATAGATAcaaatttcaactcaataaaaattacaaaagaggATTGGGATAAGACAATTGCATTGCACCGCATTCTGAAAGTGGCAAAAGGTGCTTTCCGTAGCTTGTTTAAAGGCAAAAAAGCTGCACTTGTGCATCTCCAAGTGGTCTttgacatttattttaatttgcttcAATGGAAAAACAGTGATGATCATTATGTTCAAGGGATAGCATCAGGGTCAGGTGCATTTTGTGATCATTTGTGGAACACTTGTAAAGTGATGAATGTAATTCTTGATCCACGTTACAAAATGGATTGCATAGAACAGTGGTTTAAAGAGAGTTATGACAATTTGGCGGACACTTACCTTCAGCAAATTATTGAAGTTACTAGGAATGTTCATATTGAATATGCAAGGGGCATCAACTATGGTGATCGAGCTATCTCAAGTGCTTCACCAGAATGGAACTCAATAGCTATTTCAAGGATCCTAAAGTTCATTCTGGTGGAGagtttgacattttaa